A window from Purpureocillium takamizusanense chromosome 3, complete sequence encodes these proteins:
- a CDS encoding uncharacterized protein (COG:S~TransMembrane:2 (i154-176o182-205i)~EggNog:ENOG503P39Z), which produces MVLLTMTPSIVDGLHKLEAGAEHHPAEPADAGEPSLANPAVGKPISHGQIVDLWRRRPSSSLEQLLLGARVYVPPPPPKPEPSDEYKALMARLRRDEAARAYERMVNPPPRHETFDQRFPHAASSFAEANRVARAADLGDDDVTYSEVHRQVMLIVNFLASILGVAATLWVTARWWSLPARIFLTLGGSIVVAVAEVGVYQGYVWRMGQAKTRQKAVREVKEVVQTWVVAKDEEPLRIDGKGDDADGVRRRAPARSDT; this is translated from the exons ATGGTGCTCCTCACAATGACGCCgtccatcgtcgacggcctgcacAAGCTCGAAGCGGGCGCCGAGCATCACCCTGCAGAGCCCGCAGACGCAGGCGAGCCCTCCCTCGCGAACCCTGCTGTCGGCAAGCCCATCTCCCACGGCCAGATCGTCGacctctggcggcggcggccgtcgtcgagcctcGAACAACTCCTCCTAGGCGCCCGCGTCTACGtgccccctccgccgcccaagcccgaACCG TCCGACGAATACAAGGCCCTCATGGCGCGtctccgccgcgacgaggcggcccgcgcgtACGAGCGCATGGtcaacccgccgccgcggcacgaGACGTTCGACCAGCGCTTCCCGCACGCCGCGAGCAGCTTTGCCGAGGCCAACCGcgtggcccgcgccgcggacctgggcgacgacgacgtcacgtACAGCGAGGTGCACCGGCAGGTGATGCTCATCGTCAACTTCCTCGCCagcatcctcggcgtcgcggccacgCTCTGGGTCACGGCGCGCTGGTGGAGCCTGCCGGCGCGCATCTTCCTGacgctcggcggcagcatcgtcgtcgccgtcgccgaggtcggcgTCTACCAGGGCTACGTGTGGCGGATGGGGCAGGCCAAGACGAGGCAAAAGGCCGTccgcgaggtcaaggaggtGGTGCAGACGTGGGTCGTGGCAaaggacgaggagccgctGCGCATAGACGGCAagggagacgacgccgacggcgtgcggAGACGAGCGCCGGCCCGGTCGGATACATAG